A stretch of Clostridiales bacterium DNA encodes these proteins:
- a CDS encoding ribonucleoside triphosphate reductase: protein MYQVVKRDGKKTGFDLSKISQAIRKAFDAVEKQYNDDIIDLIALRVTSDFSGKVKNGFVAVEDIQDSVEQVLIQAGYADVAKAYILYRKQREKIRNMKSTILDYKELVDSYVKASDWRVKENSTVTYSVGGLILSNSGAITANYWLSEIYDEEIANAHRSADIHIHDMSMLTGYCAGWSLRQLIQEGLGGIPGKISSSPASHLATLCNQMVNFLGIMQNEWAGAQAFSSFDTYLAPFVKVDNLSYNEVKKCIESFIYGVNTPSRWGTQAPFSNITLDWTCPPDLAEQPAIVGGKSMNFKYKDCKKEMDMVNKAFIEIMIEGDANGRGFQYPIPTYSITKDFDWTENENNKLLFEMAAKYGTPYFSNYINSDMEPSDIRSMCCRLRLDLTELRRKNGGFFGSGESTGSVGVVTLNMPRLAYLAENEEDFYNRLDRLMDISARSLKIKRDIITKLMDEGLYPYTRRYLGTFNNHFSTIGLVGMNEAGLNAKWLRANLTDPRVQEFAKNVLNHMRERLVIYQERYGDLYNLEATPAESTTYRLAKHDKERYPDIITANENGTPYYTNSSHLPVGYTEDVFSALDIQDELQILYTSGTVFHTFLGEKLPDWKAAAKLVRTVAENYRLPYFTLSPTYSVCRNHGYIAGEVYTCPHCGEKTEVNSRITGYYRPVQNWNDGKAQEFKDRRTYNTMKYDTPHTGHKLPNREQPESTPEVCVTGARLMLFTTPTCPKCRASIPMLNEAGIEVEVINANEQRDLAIKYGVKKAPTLVADDGENVVKYADVTGVKQFIDAFRASKTEVTPAKGSKKKVNANA from the coding sequence ATGTATCAAGTAGTCAAGAGAGACGGCAAAAAGACGGGCTTCGATTTATCCAAGATAAGCCAAGCCATTCGCAAGGCGTTCGACGCGGTCGAAAAGCAGTATAACGACGATATCATCGATCTTATCGCGTTGCGCGTTACGAGCGATTTTTCGGGCAAGGTCAAGAACGGGTTCGTTGCCGTTGAGGACATACAGGACAGCGTAGAGCAGGTGCTCATTCAGGCGGGCTATGCCGACGTTGCCAAGGCGTACATTCTTTACCGCAAACAACGCGAAAAAATTCGCAATATGAAGTCGACCATACTCGACTATAAAGAGCTCGTCGACAGCTACGTTAAAGCTTCCGACTGGCGCGTGAAAGAGAACTCGACCGTTACTTATTCGGTCGGCGGTCTCATTCTTTCCAACTCGGGCGCTATCACCGCCAACTATTGGCTCTCCGAGATCTACGACGAGGAGATCGCTAACGCGCACCGCAGCGCGGACATTCACATTCACGATATGTCCATGCTTACCGGCTACTGCGCGGGCTGGTCGCTCCGTCAGCTTATTCAGGAAGGCTTGGGCGGCATACCCGGCAAGATCAGCTCGTCGCCGGCGAGCCACCTTGCGACCCTCTGCAACCAGATGGTCAACTTCCTCGGCATTATGCAAAACGAATGGGCGGGCGCGCAGGCGTTCTCGTCCTTCGATACCTATCTTGCGCCGTTCGTCAAGGTGGACAACCTTTCTTACAACGAAGTTAAGAAGTGCATCGAGTCGTTCATTTACGGCGTAAACACCCCGTCGCGCTGGGGCACGCAAGCTCCGTTCAGCAATATCACGCTCGACTGGACGTGCCCGCCCGACCTTGCCGAACAGCCCGCTATCGTCGGCGGCAAGTCCATGAACTTCAAGTACAAGGACTGCAAGAAGGAAATGGACATGGTCAACAAGGCGTTCATCGAGATCATGATCGAGGGCGACGCCAACGGCCGCGGCTTCCAGTATCCTATCCCCACGTACTCGATTACCAAGGACTTCGACTGGACCGAGAACGAGAACAACAAGCTGTTGTTCGAGATGGCGGCTAAGTACGGCACTCCGTATTTCAGCAACTATATCAACTCCGACATGGAACCGTCGGATATCCGCAGTATGTGCTGCCGTCTGCGCCTCGACCTTACCGAGCTTCGCAGGAAGAACGGCGGGTTCTTCGGAAGCGGCGAGAGCACCGGTTCGGTCGGCGTCGTTACGCTCAATATGCCGCGCCTTGCGTACCTTGCGGAGAACGAAGAAGATTTCTACAACCGTTTGGACAGGCTCATGGATATCTCGGCGCGCTCGCTCAAAATCAAGCGCGACATTATAACCAAGCTCATGGACGAGGGTCTTTATCCCTACACCCGCCGCTACCTCGGCACGTTCAATAACCACTTCTCGACTATCGGGCTTGTCGGTATGAACGAAGCGGGGCTCAACGCCAAATGGCTCCGCGCCAACCTCACCGATCCGCGCGTACAGGAGTTCGCCAAGAACGTGCTCAACCATATGCGCGAGCGGCTCGTTATCTACCAAGAACGCTACGGCGATCTTTACAACCTCGAAGCAACGCCCGCCGAGTCGACGACTTACCGCTTGGCTAAGCACGACAAGGAGCGTTATCCCGATATCATCACCGCCAACGAGAACGGCACGCCGTACTACACCAACAGCTCGCACCTGCCCGTAGGCTATACCGAGGACGTGTTCAGCGCGCTCGATATCCAGGACGAGCTCCAAATTCTTTACACCTCGGGTACCGTTTTCCACACCTTCTTAGGCGAGAAACTGCCCGACTGGAAGGCCGCGGCTAAGCTCGTTCGCACGGTCGCCGAGAATTACAGACTTCCGTACTTCACGCTTTCGCCGACGTACTCGGTATGCCGCAACCACGGCTATATCGCAGGCGAGGTTTATACCTGCCCGCACTGCGGCGAAAAGACCGAGGTCAACAGCCGTATTACCGGTTACTACCGTCCCGTTCAGAACTGGAACGACGGCAAGGCGCAGGAGTTCAAGGACCGCAGAACGTACAACACCATGAAGTACGATACCCCGCACACCGGACACAAACTTCCAAACCGCGAGCAGCCCGAAAGCACGCCCGAGGTCTGCGTGACGGGCGCAAGGCTCATGCTGTTCACCACGCCCACCTGTCCCAAGTGCAGGGCATCGATACCCATGCTCAACGAGGCGGGGATCGAGGTCGAGGTCATCAACGCCAACGAGCAACGCGATCTCGCAATAAAGTACGGCGTTAAGAAAGCTCCCACCCTCGTGGCGGACGACGGAGAGAACGTCGTTAAGTACGCCGACGTTACCGGAGTAAAGCAATTCATAGACGCGTTCAGGGCGAGCAAGACGGAAGTCACGCCCGCCAAAGGCTCGAAGAAAAAGGTCAACGCGAATGCATGA
- a CDS encoding FAD-dependent oxidoreductase, which produces MHDIIVIGAGTAGMTAALYALRNGKTVLLLEGECVGGQIANSPRVENFPSIKEISGSEFSDKLFEQIKALGAELEYERAEQIQKTADIFTVKTDSGKHEARAVIIATGAKHKHIGVEREEELTGSGVSYCAVCDGPFYSGDDVALVGDANTALQYGILLSGYCNKVYVCTWMDKFFGDKALVDTLLQKKNVEWVKNVTLCGFEGGDELSACVFDDKETGKKRTIPVKACFIAIGQEPDNAPFKNVVKLDGSGYITADENCTTNTDGVFVAGDCRTKKVRQLTTAVADGASAAMAACKYLG; this is translated from the coding sequence ATGCATGATATAATAGTAATAGGCGCAGGCACGGCGGGAATGACCGCCGCGCTGTACGCGCTTAGGAACGGGAAAACCGTGTTGTTGCTCGAAGGCGAGTGCGTAGGCGGTCAGATTGCCAATTCGCCGCGAGTGGAAAATTTCCCGTCGATAAAAGAGATTTCGGGCAGTGAGTTCTCCGACAAGCTGTTCGAGCAGATCAAAGCGCTCGGCGCGGAGCTGGAATACGAGCGGGCGGAGCAAATACAAAAAACCGCCGATATCTTTACCGTCAAGACCGACAGCGGAAAGCACGAGGCGCGTGCGGTAATAATCGCCACCGGCGCAAAGCATAAGCATATCGGCGTGGAGCGAGAAGAAGAACTTACCGGTAGCGGCGTAAGCTACTGCGCCGTTTGCGACGGTCCGTTCTACTCGGGCGACGACGTGGCGCTCGTGGGCGACGCGAATACCGCGCTCCAATACGGGATCTTGCTCTCGGGATATTGCAACAAGGTATACGTTTGCACCTGGATGGATAAGTTTTTCGGCGACAAAGCGCTCGTCGATACGCTGCTGCAAAAGAAAAACGTAGAGTGGGTAAAAAACGTTACGCTTTGCGGATTCGAGGGCGGCGACGAGCTCAGCGCGTGCGTGTTCGACGACAAGGAAACCGGCAAAAAACGCACCATACCCGTCAAGGCGTGTTTTATCGCCATAGGTCAAGAGCCGGACAACGCGCCCTTTAAAAACGTTGTCAAGCTTGACGGAAGCGGCTATATCACTGCTGACGAGAACTGCACGACAAATACGGACGGTGTGTTCGTCGCAGGCGACTGCCGTACTAAAAAAGTCCGTCAGCTTACAACCGCCGTCGCCGACGGTGCGTCCGCAGCAATGGCAGCCTGCAAATACTTAGGCTAA